Proteins found in one Mytilus edulis chromosome 2, xbMytEdul2.2, whole genome shotgun sequence genomic segment:
- the LOC139513792 gene encoding serine/threonine-protein phosphatase 6 regulatory ankyrin repeat subunit A-like isoform X3, translating into MKLGTLVLLQLEDEPPLVQACYHGDPDEVRALLYKKEDVNYQDSEKRSPLHSACFCGESEIADLLIQSGARVNTKDNKWLTPLHRACCSKSEETVQVLLRHQADVNARDKNWQTPLHVAAANNAVRCAELLVPSLTNVNVSDRAGRTSLHHAAFNGHKEMTKLLLEKGATINAFDKKDRRAIHWAAYMGHVEVVKILVEHGAELNCRDKQMYTPLHAAAASGQVSVVKLLLELGVEYDAVNIHGNTALHIACLNGQDVVVTELLSYGASINACNHRGLTPLHYAASSTHGGICLEILVTEGANARNQCMDGRTPLHMTALHGRFTRAQTLIEHGAEIDACDKNGNTSLHIAARYGHELLINTLLEQGADPMRRGTSGMLPVHVAALNGHTDCMKRLLSAMPQLNIDITDDCGRTCLHGAACSGKVDCVELLLKTGANISQLDVEGRTSLHYAAAHINFQCVSILLDTGSNVNITDRRGCTPLHYAAASDPDAKVIELLLKHDPRPGIRDNEGYNTVHYAALKGHKLSLEMLLDAAATDLLRSGARYSPAHLAAYNGHSDALNVLLGCIMNLDIRDYHGRTMLDLACYKGHHECVETLLLQGATILVQDGQTRRTPLHAAALNGHTECLRLLLETADDNNIVDCTDSFDRTPLMHAVSNGHVDTVLYLIANGAIVNNRDIQGRTALHRGAANGHEECVDAMLHNGADISIQDSLGRTSLHLAAACGQVAILGALLLTGPLPSIEDRRGYCPLHLACYNGHDGCVEVLLEYEQHKVFSGNLFSPLHCAVINGNDSCTEILIETLGDSIVNCTDTKGRSPLHAAAFSDQCECM; encoded by the exons CCTCCATTAGTGCAGGCTTGTTACCATGGTGATCCAGATGAAGTACGAGCATTGTTATACAAGAAAGAGGATGTTAACTACCAG GATTCTGAGAAAAGAAGTCCATTACACTCTGCTTGTTTTTGTGGGGAGAGTGAGATAGCAGATCTTCTCATACAAAGTGGAGCCAGGGTAAATACAAAGGATAACAAATGGCTGACTCCATTACACAGAGCATGCTGTTCAAAATCTGAG GAAACAGTTCAAGTGTTGTTAAGACACCAAGCAGATGTAAATGCCAGAGACAAAAACTGGCAGACGCCATTACATGTGGCAGCTGCCAACAATGCTGTACGCTGTGCTGAATTACTGGTACCTTCCTTGACAAATGTTAATGTGTCTGACAGGGCAGGCAGGACCAGTCTACACCATGCTGCCTTCAATGGACACAAAGAG ATGACAAAATTATTGTTAGAAAAAGGTGCTACTATTAATGCCTTTGATAAGAAAGATAGACGTGCAATCCACTGGGCTGCTTACATGGGTCATGTAGAAGTTGTAAAGATCCTGGTGGAACATGGCGCTGAACTTAATTGTCGTGATAAACAG ATGTACACGCCTTTACATGCTGCTGCAGCCAGTGGACAAGTCAGTGTGGTCAAGCTGTTGTTAGAACTGGGTGTAGAATATGATGCAGTTAATATCCATGGTAACACAGCACTTCACATAGCCTGTCTGAATGGGCAGGATGTTGTGGTTACAGAACTATTGAGTTATGGAGCTTCCATTAATGCTTGTAATCATAGAGGTCTG actcCCTTACACTATGCAGCCTCATCCACACATGGTGGGATCTGTTTAGAAATTCTTGTCACTGAAGGAGCAAATGCCAGAAATCAG TGTATGGATGGTAGAACTCCACTACACATGACAGCATTGCATGGTAGATTTACCAGAGCACAGACACTTATAGAGCATG gTGCTGAAATAGATGCTTGTGATAAGAATGGGAACACTTCTCTCCATATAGCTGCTAGATATGGCCATGAATTACTGATAAATACACTGTTAGAACAAGGAGCTGACCCTATGAG acGAGGTACAAGTGGAATGTTACCAGTACATGTTGCTGCTCTGAATGGTCACACTGATTGCATGAAAAGATTACTGTCTGCTATGCCACAGTTAAATATTGACATCACAGATGATTGTGGTAGAACCTGTCTCCATGGGGCTGCATGTAGTGG gaAAGTTGATTGTGTAGAATTATTATTAAAGACTGGTGCTAATATCTCACAGTTAGATGTGGAGGGAAG GACTTCCTTGCATTATGCAGCTGCACATATAAATTTCCAGTGTGTGTCTATACTACTAGACACAGGCAGTAATGTAAACATTACAGATAGACGTGGATGTACACCCCTACATTATGCAGCAGCTTCAGATCCGGACGCaaa GGTGATAGAATTACTACTGAAACATGATCCTCGTCCAGGAATACGAGATAACGAGGGCTACAATACAGTTCATTATGCAGCACTCAAAGGTCATAAGCTATCACTAGAAATG CTCCTTGATGCTGCAGCTACTGATTTGTTGAGAAGTGGAGCTAGATATTCCCCTGCTCACCTGGCA GCTTACAATGGACATAGTGATGCTCTTAATGTATTACTTGGATGTATAATGAATCTGGATATCAGAGATTATCATG GTAGGACAATGTTAGATTTAGCTTGTTATAAAGGTCACCATGAATGTGTAGAAACACTTCTATTACAAGGGGCCACAATTCTAGTCCAAGACGGTCAGACACGAAGAACACCTCTACATGCTGCAG CATTAAATGGTCATACAGAATGTCTGAGATTATTACTAGAGACTGCTGATGACAATAACATAGTGGATTGTACAGATTCCTTTGATAG gaCTCCACTAATGCATGCAGTATCAAATGGTCATGTAGATACAGTTCTTTACCTCATAGCAAACGGTGCCATAGTTAACAATCGTGATATACAGGGTCGTACAGCACTTCATCGAGGG GCTGCCAACGGCCATGAAGAATGTGTGGATGCTATGCTACACAATGGTGCCGATATCTCTATACAGGATAGTCTTGGTCGGACATCCCTTCACTTGGCAGCAGCATGTGGACAAGTAGCCATTTTAGGAGCTTTACTTCTA ACTGGGCCATTACCTTCTATAGAAGACAGAAGAGGGTACTGTCCTTTACATTTAGCTTGTTATAATG GTCATGATGGCTGCGTAGAAGTATTATTAGAATATGAACAACATAAAGTTTTTTCAGGGAATCTTTTCTCTCCTTTACATTGTGCTGT GATAAATGGAAATGATTCTTGTACAGAAATATTAATAGAAACTTTAGGTGATAGCATTGTAAATTGTACAGACACCAAAGGGAG AAGCCCTTTACATGCGGCAGCTTTTAGTGACCAATGTGAATGTATGTAA